A genomic window from Cydia amplana chromosome 3, ilCydAmpl1.1, whole genome shotgun sequence includes:
- the LOC134662628 gene encoding nose resistant to fluoxetine protein 6-like, protein MAKLIFLIIFVIYLCSVGAYIEFEVPRHVFDTELYENVLDEELCEAQLSYLLNNNTMLTAEFLDAGIRLPRGILHGNFVDLGYYHQCLAISENFNTSDIEGKYCMINIPMVQDELNVPALPEWPGGSERSVEWPKVPWMELFSITRPHSDMFRNLQKVRTEAAKYSLTGPDLDLMRVSEDSLLANQVFKLAVCLPKVCSPKQFIDTVFVNTTSVGFKLTEDFCRLRNDKPFAPVDYAAISEGLFKNIHLFYLHRLLRMFPVLATVVFLQASLFNHLSDGPEWHIVVDKVERCRACWWATLTYVQNYVTDDRCIGPSWYLAVDMQLHILSPIILFWVLGRRRSAWTALTLVMMVVMVVSTTYNYLNKFQTASFVLKRFVFRRSQEDARHYLRYYYHNTLTRCSPFFVGMLFGYLLNMYKSKEVHMARWFVASCWFCAFAVSAGIIYSAYPVLQMDWDSPFWDGIINSFARPGWAVCVGWVIFACTHGYGGPVNWFLSLRMWKLPSRLSYAMYIFHYSLMVVVNTTSVSASHFSVERYFYRFLADFVTAFIVAFVATVLIDSPFSTLIKLAIGGSKTGTVKTKQGCEDENKQ, encoded by the exons ATGGCGaaattaatttttcttattatCTTCGTCATCTATTTGTGTTCAGTAGGAGCGTATATTGAATTCGAAGTTCCTCGGCATGTGTTCGATACGGAATTGTATGAGAATGTACTAGATGAAGAGCTATGTGAAGCGCAATTGAGTTACTTACTAAATAACAACACCATGCTGACAGCTGAAT TTCTTGATGCGGGCATCAGACTTCCGAGAGGCATTTTACATGGAAATTTTGTAGACCTCGGATACTACCACCAGTGTCTAGCAATCAGTGAAAACTTTAACACATCAGACATAGAGGGCAAGTATTGTATGATCAATATTCCCATGGTTCAAGATGAGTTAAACGTACCAGCTCTGCCAGAGTGGCCAGGAGGTTCAGAGAGGTCCGTGGAATGGCCCAAGGTTCCGTGGATGGAACTTTTTTCAATCACAAGACCACATAGTGACATGTTCAGAAATCTACAAAAGGTACGAACGGAAGCAGCAAAGTACAGTCTGACTGGACCTGACCTGGATTTAATgag GGTATCAGAAGATAGCTTGCTAGCCAATCAAGTCTTCAAACTGGCAGTATGCCTTCCTAAAGTTTGCTCACCGAAGCAGTTCATCGACACGGTTTTTGTAAACACCACTAGCGTGGGTTTCAAACTCACGGAAGATTTCTGCAGACTGAGAAACGATAAACCGTTTGCACCCGTTGATTATGCTGCTAT ttcAGAGGGTCTCTTTAAAAATATCCACCTGTTCTATCTTCACCGTTTATTGCGAATGTTTCCCGTTTTGGCAACCGTCGTGTTCCTCCAAGCGTCGTTATTCAACCATCTGTCCGACGGTCCGGAGTGGCACATCGTAGTTGATAAAGTAGAACGGTGTAGGGCGTGCTGGTGGGCTACGCTCACGTACGTGCAGAATTATGTAACGGATGATCGA TGCATTGGCCCTAGTTGGTACCTCGCTGTTGACATGCAGCTGCACATACTGTCCCCTATAATTTTATTCTGGGTGCTCGGCAGAAGAAGATCGGCATGGACTGCATTAACTCTCGTCATGATGGTCGTCATGGTGGTGTCGACTACCTATAACTATTTGAACAAgtttcagaccgcatcgttt gtacttaaacgtTTTGTTTTCAGGCGATCACAAGAAGACGCGCGCCACTATTTGCGATACTATTATCACAACACTCTGACCAGGTGCTCGCCTTTCTTCGTCGGCATGTTGTTTGGCTATCTCCTTAATATGTATAAAAGCAAAGAAGTTCACATGGCTAGA TGGTTCGTAGCATCGTGCTGGTTCTGCGCCTTCGCGGTCTCCGCCGGCATCATCTACTCCGCATACCCCGTCCTGCAGATGGACTGGGACAGCCCCTTTTGGGACGGCATCATAAACTCCTTCGCCAGACCCGGGTGGGCTGTGTGTGTTGGATGGGTGATATTTGCGTGTACCCACGGTTATGGAG GTCCTGTCAACTGGTTCCTGTCGCTCCGTATGTGGAAGCTGCCATCTCGACTTTCCTACGCGATGTACATATTCCACTATTCCTTAATGGTTGTTGTCAATACTACTTCTGTATCGGCGAGTCACTTCTCCGTTGAACGCTAT TTCTACCGATTCTTAGCCGACTTCGTGACGGCGTTTATAGTCGCTTTCGTGGCGACCGTGCTGATAGATTCTCCTTTCTCTACACTTATAAAGCTGGCGATAGGAGGAA GTAAGACTGGGACCGTGAAGACCAAACAAGGATGTGAAGATGAAAATAAACAGTAG
- the LOC134662322 gene encoding uncharacterized protein LOC134662322 produces the protein MIRLTVVILALVAAAAALPAELPDPGELVFVLNEDDWEDYLDAWLANEYLKSGANITSHNGARNGCTFRVNGDLGQPQPVYLRGGNYLSADGNSGQIRLSSGEQVTIACTGSGRTIQHPNIATSGLQTATATCASDDLVSGSGWLSGNSAFGGFTCSAHSYHDTLGTNSRCYNDNILIQ, from the exons ATGATCCGTTTAACGGTGGTTATCCTAGCGCTGGTGGCGGCGGCCGCAGCCCTGCCCGCCGAGCTGCCCGATCCCGGGGAATTAGTGTTTGTCCTGAACGAAGACGACTGGGAGGACTACCTGGACGCTTGGCTCGCAAACGAGTACCTAAAGTCGGGGGCCAACATTACCAGCCACAACGGAGCTCGCAATG GGTGTACGTTCAGAGTGAACGGAGACCTCGGGCAGCCTCAGCCGGTGTACTTGCGCGGAGGGAACTATTTGTCCGCCGACGGCAACTCCGGCCAGATCCGGCTGAGCTCCGGCGAGCAGGTCACCATCGCCTGCACCGGCTCCGGCCGCACCATCCAGCACCCCAACATCGCGACCTCGGGGCTCCAAACAGCT ACTGCTACATGCGCCAGTGACGACCTGGTGAGCGGCAGCGGCTGGCTGAGTGGAAACAGCGCGTTCGGCGGCTTCACCTGCAGCGCCCACTCCTACCACGACACCCTCGGCACCAACAGCAGATGCTACAATGATAACATACTTATCCAGTGA